A single Photobacterium toruni DNA region contains:
- a CDS encoding hydrogenase large subunit: protein MTNNTSQQFHSQPQAGRIGKNYVDGVNHFFPSAIIDEEWQTENQVTITVKMTSLVDVMKWLYYDQGGWLTVTFGNDERTLNGHFAVYHALSMEGEVKSWVTVKVLVDANSQEFISITPTIPGAVWGEREIRDMYGLHPVGLPDERRLVLPDDWPENLHPLRKDAMDYRQRPQPTTETETYQFDNQLGDDSNRIVPVGPLHITSDEPGHFRLFVDGEDIVDADYRMFYVHRGMEKLAETRMGYHEVAQLTDRVCGICGFTHSVGYSNTIENALSVDVPFRAKMIRTVLLEVERLHSHLLNIGLSSHFVGFDSGFMQFFRVREKTMELAELLTGARKTYGMNLIGGVRRDFLKQQRVQGIAMVKEVRQKFSELVDVLLSTPNIGSRTEGVGILSKQIARDYSPVGPLIRASGFKRDVRTVHGQSLESYGNVPINIQVMENGDVFSRVMVRVREVFESLNVIEYGLDHLPPGAILTEGFDYKPNKFALGFTEAPRGENVHWSMTGDNQKLFRWRCRAATYANWPTLRYMLRGNTVADAPLIIGSLDPCYSCTDRVTIVDTKKQRSKTVPYKAIEQYSIDRKNSPFKL, encoded by the coding sequence ATGACAAACAATACATCTCAACAATTCCACTCGCAGCCACAAGCGGGCCGTATTGGTAAAAATTATGTCGATGGTGTGAATCATTTCTTCCCATCAGCGATTATTGATGAAGAGTGGCAAACAGAAAACCAAGTGACTATTACCGTAAAAATGACGTCACTTGTCGATGTTATGAAGTGGCTTTATTACGATCAAGGTGGCTGGTTAACAGTAACCTTTGGTAATGATGAGCGTACATTGAACGGTCATTTTGCGGTTTATCATGCGCTTTCAATGGAAGGTGAAGTAAAGAGTTGGGTAACAGTAAAAGTATTGGTTGATGCCAATAGCCAAGAATTTATTTCTATTACGCCAACTATTCCCGGTGCTGTATGGGGTGAGCGTGAGATCCGTGATATGTACGGCTTACATCCGGTAGGTTTACCCGATGAGCGTCGTTTAGTACTGCCTGATGATTGGCCTGAAAACCTTCACCCGTTACGTAAAGATGCGATGGATTACCGTCAGCGTCCACAACCTACAACAGAAACGGAAACCTATCAGTTTGATAATCAACTGGGTGATGATAGCAACCGTATCGTGCCTGTTGGTCCATTGCATATTACCTCTGATGAACCCGGTCACTTCCGTCTGTTCGTTGATGGTGAAGACATTGTTGATGCCGATTACCGTATGTTCTATGTTCACCGTGGCATGGAAAAATTAGCTGAAACACGCATGGGTTACCATGAAGTGGCACAGTTAACTGACCGTGTATGTGGTATCTGTGGCTTTACTCACAGTGTTGGTTACAGCAATACTATTGAAAACGCATTATCAGTGGATGTACCGTTCCGCGCGAAGATGATCCGTACCGTATTACTTGAAGTTGAGCGTCTACATAGTCACTTACTTAACATTGGACTATCAAGTCACTTTGTTGGTTTTGACTCTGGCTTTATGCAATTTTTCCGTGTTCGTGAAAAGACCATGGAATTGGCTGAGTTACTAACGGGTGCGCGTAAAACATACGGCATGAACTTAATTGGTGGTGTGCGTCGTGATTTTCTAAAACAGCAGCGCGTACAAGGTATAGCGATGGTGAAAGAAGTCCGTCAGAAATTCTCTGAGCTGGTGGATGTGCTGCTTTCAACGCCAAATATTGGTAGTCGTACTGAAGGCGTAGGTATTTTAAGTAAGCAAATTGCGCGTGATTATAGTCCTGTAGGTCCATTGATTCGTGCGAGTGGTTTTAAGCGTGATGTACGTACTGTGCATGGTCAGTCATTAGAATCTTACGGTAATGTGCCGATTAATATTCAAGTGATGGAAAACGGCGATGTATTCTCGCGTGTAATGGTACGTGTACGTGAAGTATTTGAATCATTAAATGTGATTGAGTATGGATTAGATCACCTACCACCAGGTGCAATTTTAACGGAAGGTTTTGATTATAAACCTAATAAGTTCGCATTAGGTTTCACCGAAGCACCGCGTGGTGAAAATGTTCACTGGAGTATGACGGGCGATAACCAAAAACTATTCCGCTGGCGTTGTCGTGCGGCTACATACGCTAACTGGCCAACATTACGTTATATGTTACGTGGTAACACAGTGGCTGATGCGCCGTTAATTATTGGTAGTTTAGATCCATGTTATTCATGTACTGACCGTGTAACGATTGTCGATACTAAAAAGCAGCGTAGTAAAACTGTTCCTTATAAAGCGATTGAGCAATACAGCATTGACCGCAAGAACTCGCCATTCAAGCTTTAG
- the hycI gene encoding hydrogenase maturation peptidase HycI codes for MGESVSNDDVDLSVSNIVLTVGNSMMGDDGAGPLLAKMIKDNPITGWSVLEGGSMPEDCLHLIRKAQPQRVIVVDAADIGEQAGEVRIIDPETIVDMYVVSTHSLPLNFLIDDLKTFVPEVVFVGIQPAIVAFSFPLTEMVQAAVETIYQRLPEWQGSGGFEHC; via the coding sequence ATGGGTGAAAGTGTCTCTAATGATGATGTAGATCTATCGGTCAGTAATATCGTGCTTACCGTTGGTAATAGTATGATGGGTGACGATGGTGCAGGTCCATTATTAGCGAAAATGATCAAAGATAATCCGATTACAGGTTGGAGTGTGCTGGAAGGCGGCTCGATGCCAGAAGATTGTTTACATCTTATTCGTAAAGCACAACCCCAACGAGTGATCGTAGTCGATGCGGCAGATATTGGTGAACAGGCGGGGGAGGTAAGAATTATTGATCCAGAAACCATTGTTGATATGTATGTGGTTTCTACTCATAGCTTGCCATTGAACTTTTTAATTGATGACCTAAAGACTTTTGTTCCTGAGGTTGTTTTTGTTGGTATTCAACCTGCTATTGTTGCATTTTCATTTCCGTTAACTGAGATGGTACAAGCGGCTGTTGAAACGATTTATCAGCGTTTACCTGAGTGGCAAGGATCGGGTGGTTTTGAGCATTGTTAA
- a CDS encoding formate hydrogenlyase complex iron-sulfur subunit encodes MFKLLKTVIKTGSVTTKYPFAPLEVSEDFRGKPELDADQCLSCGACTRACPANALIMETDTKAGTRRWELSTARCIYCGRCEEVCPTHAIKLTQNFELAVTNKADLYDEAVFSLANCRQCDRPFVASKLLEYVIDTLAQSGVSGEQLIERRKQIETCPECRRSNNMLDSENVSHLRYLEEQK; translated from the coding sequence GTGTTTAAGCTATTAAAAACAGTTATCAAAACAGGTTCAGTTACCACTAAATATCCTTTTGCACCGCTAGAGGTGAGTGAAGATTTTCGTGGTAAACCTGAATTAGACGCTGATCAGTGTTTGTCTTGTGGTGCGTGTACACGTGCTTGTCCTGCTAATGCCTTGATCATGGAAACAGATACTAAAGCGGGAACCCGTCGCTGGGAGCTTTCTACTGCTCGTTGTATTTATTGTGGACGTTGTGAAGAGGTTTGCCCAACTCATGCAATTAAATTAACACAGAATTTTGAGTTAGCTGTTACCAATAAAGCTGATCTTTATGATGAAGCGGTATTTAGTTTGGCAAACTGTCGCCAATGTGATCGCCCATTTGTTGCGAGTAAGTTACTTGAATATGTTATCGATACATTAGCGCAAAGTGGCGTTAGCGGTGAGCAACTTATAGAACGCCGTAAGCAAATTGAAACATGTCCTGAATGTCGTCGTAGCAACAATATGTTAGACAGCGAAAATGTCAGTCATCTTCGTTATCTTGAGGAGCAAAAGTGA
- a CDS encoding 4Fe-4S dicluster domain-containing protein — MNRFVFADPNLCIGCRTCEIACVVSHQADGKLTGVAPSDFSPRLTLVKNAHVTTPVMCRQCDDAPCAQVCPNNAIVLEDGYVKVIQSRCIGCKTCVIACPYGAMNVVTKMVEESKGTSLFKRMVPKSQALKCDLCSHREAGPACVEVCPTSAIQIIEAETLIETSKQKREAAALNAAVAITR, encoded by the coding sequence ATGAACCGGTTTGTTTTTGCAGATCCAAATCTGTGTATTGGGTGTCGAACTTGTGAAATCGCATGTGTCGTTTCTCATCAAGCAGATGGAAAATTGACAGGCGTTGCGCCTAGTGATTTTTCACCACGCTTAACCTTGGTGAAAAATGCACATGTAACAACACCTGTAATGTGCCGTCAATGTGATGACGCACCATGTGCACAAGTTTGCCCTAATAACGCTATCGTTTTAGAAGATGGCTATGTAAAAGTAATTCAGTCACGTTGTATCGGGTGTAAAACCTGTGTCATTGCTTGTCCCTACGGTGCAATGAATGTCGTGACTAAAATGGTTGAAGAATCTAAAGGTACATCGTTATTTAAGCGCATGGTACCTAAGTCTCAAGCATTAAAATGTGACTTGTGTTCTCATCGTGAAGCCGGTCCTGCGTGTGTAGAAGTTTGTCCTACTAGCGCAATTCAGATTATCGAAGCTGAAACATTGATTGAAACAAGCAAACAAAAACGTGAAGCAGCGGCGCTTAATGCAGCTGTAGCGATCACTCGCTAG
- the fdhF gene encoding formate dehydrogenase subunit alpha, with translation MKKSIVVCPYCGTGCKLKLVVENNKVIAAEPADGRTNEGQLCLKGYYGWDFLNDTNLLTPRLKQPMIRRTRESALEAVSWDEAIQFAGDKLMAIKKQYGPDAIMTTGSARGPGNEANYVMQKFARAVIGTNNVDHCARVUHAPSVSGLESTVGNGAMSNAIPEIQLAKCLLIFGYNAADSHPVVARHILKARANGAKIIVCDPRKIESARVADQWLPLKNGSNMALVNALANVIIEENLYDKSFVENNTEGFAEFREIASRYTPETVEEVTGLKAADIRLAARTYAAAPEAMILWGMGVTQYGQAVDVVRGLAGLALLTGNFGRPGVGCGPVRGQNNVQGTCDMGMLPHQFPDYQDVNIDANREKFEKAWGVELSGKPGYRLTEVGHKADEGICKAFYIFGEDPAQTEADLAAMRATMRKMDLVIVQDIFMTQTAEFADVIFPATSWGEHEGVYSSADRGFQRFYKAVVPTGNVKPDWEIFSLLATYMGYPMSYNNTQEIWDELRGLCPDYAGVTYEKMADLKSVQWPCPTEDHPGTSYLFEGNKFTTPSGKGIFIGADWRPPLEQPDADYPLVLSTVREVGHYSCRSMTGNCSALQTLADEPGYVQMHPNDAKALGIDDQQLVWVSSRRGKVISRANYNDRVNAGVVYMTYQWWIGACNELTIEHVDPISSTPEFKYCAVKVENIDDQPWAENYVQTEYSNLKARLKNHVANA, from the coding sequence ATGAAAAAATCAATTGTTGTTTGTCCCTACTGTGGTACTGGGTGCAAACTAAAGTTGGTTGTCGAGAATAACAAAGTAATCGCAGCAGAGCCTGCTGATGGTCGAACCAATGAAGGTCAACTTTGTTTGAAAGGCTACTATGGTTGGGATTTTCTCAACGATACCAACTTATTAACACCACGCTTGAAGCAACCAATGATTCGCCGTACACGTGAGTCAGCCTTAGAAGCCGTGTCTTGGGATGAAGCTATTCAATTTGCCGGCGATAAGCTAATGGCAATTAAAAAGCAATATGGTCCAGATGCGATAATGACAACAGGTTCAGCTCGTGGTCCGGGTAATGAAGCCAACTATGTGATGCAAAAATTCGCAAGGGCGGTGATCGGAACCAACAATGTTGACCACTGTGCTAGGGTGTGACACGCACCATCAGTCTCCGGTCTGGAGTCAACAGTAGGTAATGGCGCAATGAGTAACGCTATTCCCGAAATTCAACTTGCTAAATGCTTACTCATTTTTGGTTACAATGCGGCGGATTCACACCCTGTTGTAGCTCGACATATTCTTAAAGCTCGTGCAAATGGAGCTAAGATCATTGTCTGTGACCCTCGTAAGATTGAATCTGCGCGTGTTGCTGATCAATGGTTACCGTTGAAGAACGGTTCAAACATGGCACTCGTTAATGCGTTAGCGAATGTGATTATTGAAGAAAACTTATACGATAAATCTTTTGTTGAAAATAATACCGAAGGTTTTGCTGAGTTCCGTGAAATTGCTTCACGTTACACACCAGAAACAGTAGAAGAAGTAACAGGTCTTAAAGCGGCAGATATTCGCCTAGCTGCGCGAACTTATGCAGCAGCACCTGAAGCAATGATTCTATGGGGGATGGGTGTTACTCAGTATGGTCAAGCGGTTGATGTTGTTCGTGGTTTAGCCGGCCTTGCATTATTAACCGGTAACTTTGGTCGTCCTGGTGTTGGTTGTGGTCCGGTTCGTGGTCAAAACAATGTTCAAGGTACCTGTGATATGGGTATGTTGCCGCACCAGTTCCCTGATTATCAAGATGTGAACATTGACGCTAACCGTGAAAAATTTGAAAAAGCGTGGGGCGTTGAGCTTTCAGGTAAGCCGGGTTACCGCTTAACTGAAGTTGGCCACAAAGCTGACGAAGGTATTTGTAAAGCGTTTTACATCTTTGGTGAAGATCCAGCGCAAACTGAAGCAGATCTAGCAGCAATGCGCGCAACCATGCGTAAGATGGATTTGGTTATCGTACAAGATATCTTCATGACTCAAACAGCTGAATTTGCTGATGTTATTTTCCCAGCAACCAGTTGGGGTGAACATGAAGGTGTTTACAGTAGTGCCGACCGTGGTTTCCAACGCTTCTATAAAGCGGTAGTACCAACGGGTAATGTCAAGCCTGACTGGGAAATCTTTAGTTTGTTAGCGACGTACATGGGTTACCCAATGTCGTATAACAATACGCAAGAGATCTGGGATGAGCTACGTGGGTTATGTCCTGATTATGCAGGTGTAACGTATGAAAAAATGGCTGATTTAAAATCGGTACAATGGCCTTGTCCAACAGAAGATCATCCAGGTACATCGTACCTATTTGAAGGCAATAAGTTTACAACACCTTCAGGTAAAGGGATCTTTATTGGTGCTGATTGGCGTCCGCCACTAGAGCAGCCAGATGCTGATTATCCATTAGTATTGTCAACAGTTCGTGAGGTAGGTCACTACTCTTGTCGTTCAATGACGGGTAACTGTTCTGCGCTTCAAACATTGGCTGATGAACCTGGTTATGTGCAAATGCATCCGAATGATGCCAAAGCATTGGGGATCGATGATCAACAATTAGTTTGGGTATCGTCGCGTCGCGGTAAAGTTATCTCTCGTGCTAACTATAATGACCGTGTTAATGCAGGTGTGGTTTACATGACATACCAATGGTGGATTGGTGCATGTAACGAATTAACTATCGAACATGTTGATCCGATTTCAAGTACGCCTGAATTTAAATACTGTGCAGTTAAAGTAGAAAACATTGATGATCAGCCATGGGCTGAAAATTATGTACAAACTGAATACAGTAATTTAAAAGCACGTTTGAAAAACCATGTTGCTAACGCATAA
- a CDS encoding proton-conducting transporter transmembrane domain-containing protein, producing MSPLVLVCFALISYAVAAILSYQGRKHEQESLRLAGVISAFGGLFGIIAGISTIVTGYDAADATAAMSHWFSMDMLSALMVVVISLVTMAASVYSINYLEEYYGKGGWKVNVLFNVFAAAMTALVVSANVMVFIILMEIISLASWLIVISDGSAASKKAGLQYFIVDHAASVLIVFAFVIVASHANSYQFSAIMHNPVTGATASLVFLLALVGFGIKSAGIGLHGWLIKAYPISPSYCSTLISCVMVKIGIYGILKFAILFLGATQLWWGFAVLIFGAVSSVLGVMYALAEHDIKRLLAYHTIENIGIILIGVGVSMIGIASHHPVLALLGLLGGLYHLLNHAVFKGLLCLGSGSIVFRMHTKDMDSMGGLAKTMPKTAAAFLIGTLAICALPPLNGFVSEWFIYQSLFSMGKVGTVANLLFGPFGMVMLAFTGALACMCFVKVYGICFTGAPKTERAANTREVGPAMITATTSLAILCVVLGVCSPWIAPYFSSIASSMLNMAPVTVAHGLTVYPAVADQAILSTPVIAIALALLTLVPAALLYAFRQRRLPRRHQGDPWACGYQYEHKMTVSAASITRPMRNMFGFIYNNRQQSFTERFVLPYLSNGGENPTLDSRKVCRFCIIAVVVVVLFVPLISGVSH from the coding sequence ATGAGTCCATTAGTTTTAGTTTGTTTTGCTTTAATCAGTTATGCCGTGGCTGCGATTTTATCGTATCAAGGGCGTAAACATGAGCAAGAAAGTTTGCGTCTTGCGGGTGTGATCAGTGCTTTTGGTGGCCTGTTTGGCATCATTGCGGGTATTAGCACGATAGTAACAGGTTATGATGCTGCCGATGCTACAGCAGCAATGAGTCACTGGTTTAGCATGGATATGTTGTCAGCACTGATGGTGGTGGTGATTTCCTTGGTGACCATGGCTGCCTCTGTTTATTCGATTAACTATTTAGAAGAGTACTACGGCAAAGGTGGTTGGAAAGTAAATGTACTTTTTAACGTATTTGCTGCAGCAATGACAGCCCTTGTGGTGTCAGCTAATGTAATGGTCTTTATTATCTTAATGGAGATCATTTCACTGGCTTCTTGGTTGATTGTTATCAGCGATGGTAGTGCTGCAAGTAAAAAAGCGGGTTTACAATATTTTATTGTGGATCATGCTGCAAGTGTACTGATTGTTTTCGCTTTTGTTATTGTTGCTTCACACGCTAACAGTTATCAATTTAGTGCAATTATGCATAACCCTGTAACAGGGGCGACAGCATCATTAGTGTTCTTACTTGCATTAGTCGGCTTTGGTATTAAATCTGCGGGCATTGGTCTACATGGTTGGTTAATTAAAGCTTATCCTATTTCGCCGTCATATTGTTCAACACTTATATCATGTGTAATGGTGAAAATTGGTATCTATGGCATTTTAAAATTTGCGATTTTATTTTTAGGCGCAACCCAATTATGGTGGGGCTTTGCAGTCTTAATCTTTGGCGCAGTGTCTTCTGTTCTTGGCGTAATGTACGCATTGGCTGAGCACGATATTAAACGCTTATTGGCATACCATACCATTGAAAATATCGGCATCATTTTAATTGGTGTTGGTGTAAGTATGATTGGTATCGCGTCTCATCATCCAGTTTTAGCGCTACTGGGTTTATTAGGCGGTTTATACCATTTATTAAACCATGCAGTGTTCAAAGGCCTATTATGTTTAGGCTCTGGTTCAATTGTATTCCGTATGCATACTAAAGATATGGATAGCATGGGTGGCTTGGCAAAAACAATGCCTAAAACTGCTGCAGCGTTTTTGATTGGTACTTTAGCAATTTGTGCCTTACCACCATTAAATGGTTTTGTTTCAGAATGGTTTATTTATCAATCGCTATTTAGCATGGGTAAAGTGGGTACGGTAGCAAACTTATTGTTTGGTCCATTTGGAATGGTAATGCTTGCCTTTACGGGTGCTTTAGCATGCATGTGTTTTGTGAAGGTATACGGTATTTGTTTTACTGGTGCACCAAAAACAGAGCGTGCTGCTAATACGCGTGAAGTAGGTCCTGCAATGATCACTGCAACGACATCGCTTGCGATATTGTGTGTGGTACTTGGTGTCTGTTCTCCATGGATTGCGCCGTACTTCTCATCAATTGCATCTTCAATGTTGAACATGGCACCAGTAACGGTTGCTCATGGGTTAACAGTTTACCCTGCAGTTGCTGATCAAGCGATCCTTTCAACCCCTGTTATTGCGATTGCACTGGCACTATTAACCTTAGTACCTGCTGCATTACTTTACGCCTTCCGTCAACGTCGTCTTCCACGTCGTCATCAAGGTGATCCTTGGGCATGTGGTTACCAATACGAGCATAAAATGACGGTTTCTGCTGCAAGTATTACGCGTCCAATGCGTAATATGTTTGGTTTTATTTATAACAATCGTCAGCAATCATTTACTGAACGATTTGTGCTGCCTTACCTCAGTAATGGTGGTGAAAATCCAACATTAGATAGTCGTAAAGTGTGTCGATTCTGCATTATTGCCGTAGTGGTAGTGGTGTTGTTCGTTCCTCTCATTTCAGGAGTTAGTCACTAA
- a CDS encoding NADH-quinone oxidoreductase subunit B family protein yields the protein MKGIKQLVGTAHTQTVPVALPPNSQKLKDALIKEIRRSAYVYRVDCGGCNACEIEIFAATTPIFDTERFGIKVVASPRHADILLFTGAVTRAMRAPALRAYEAAPDPKIVISYGACGCDGGIFHDLYCVWGGTDKIVPVDVYIPGCPPTPAATIYGFAVALGLLDQKLKAKVHQPDEQKATLKHTEIPLDIKVMIERQARVLAGYVQGQRIADDVMDVLATCSADDVDQKISAYLATKNDPRLTEIVNILLSKTMAALTGADTCPSVQQGQTSCGNCTNE from the coding sequence GTGAAAGGTATAAAACAGCTAGTTGGTACAGCTCATACTCAAACCGTACCTGTTGCGCTTCCGCCGAATAGCCAAAAGTTAAAAGATGCATTGATCAAAGAAATTCGTCGATCTGCTTATGTTTATCGTGTTGACTGTGGTGGTTGTAACGCGTGTGAAATTGAAATTTTTGCAGCAACAACACCTATTTTTGATACTGAACGATTTGGTATTAAAGTTGTAGCTTCACCGCGTCATGCTGACATTTTATTGTTTACCGGCGCAGTAACTCGTGCCATGCGAGCACCAGCATTACGTGCTTATGAAGCAGCGCCTGATCCGAAGATTGTTATTTCTTATGGGGCATGTGGTTGTGACGGCGGTATTTTCCACGATCTTTATTGTGTATGGGGTGGTACAGATAAAATTGTGCCTGTGGATGTCTATATTCCAGGTTGTCCGCCAACCCCCGCTGCGACTATTTATGGTTTTGCTGTTGCGCTAGGTTTACTTGATCAAAAATTAAAAGCGAAAGTGCACCAACCGGATGAACAAAAAGCAACCTTAAAACACACTGAAATTCCATTGGATATTAAAGTGATGATTGAGCGTCAAGCACGTGTACTTGCAGGTTATGTTCAAGGCCAACGTATTGCTGATGACGTTATGGATGTATTGGCGACCTGTAGTGCTGATGATGTCGACCAAAAAATCAGTGCTTATCTTGCAACTAAAAATGATCCACGGTTAACAGAAATTGTGAATATTTTACTGTCAAAAACCATGGCAGCATTAACGGGGGCAGATACATGCCCTAGTGTTCAGCAAGGTCAAACATCATGTGGAAATTGTACCAATGAGTGA
- a CDS encoding respiratory chain complex I subunit 1 family protein, with the protein MSPLEMPTAGWIVLAIVQAILMLMLAPLATGFSRVIRAKIHSRQGPGILQDYRDIAKLLRRQSVAPANSGFIFWIMPWVLVVTMLLIGMALPTVTQVSPFPISGDIITDIYLLAIFRFFFSLSGIDSNSMFAGMGGSRELTLGILVEPVLILAIVVVALSVGTTDLGYISHALANNEWHHPLTIILAGIVCAFALFIEMGKVPFDSAEAEQELQEGPMTEYSGSALAMVKLGLGLKQLVVAQLFLAIFIPWGKASSLSFGGLFSATIILLIKLFVVFLIAGLVENTMARVHFTKIHRAIFPAFLVAVLALIFLIFGW; encoded by the coding sequence ATGTCCCCACTTGAAATGCCTACAGCGGGTTGGATTGTATTAGCGATTGTCCAAGCCATTTTAATGCTGATGTTAGCACCGCTTGCTACTGGTTTCTCTCGCGTTATTCGTGCCAAAATTCATTCGCGCCAAGGGCCGGGTATTTTGCAAGATTACCGTGATATTGCCAAATTATTACGTCGTCAATCTGTTGCTCCAGCAAATTCCGGATTTATTTTTTGGATCATGCCATGGGTACTTGTAGTTACGATGCTATTAATTGGAATGGCACTGCCTACAGTTACTCAGGTGTCACCATTTCCAATTTCGGGAGATATTATTACTGATATCTACTTGCTAGCGATTTTCCGTTTCTTCTTCTCATTATCAGGTATTGATTCAAACAGTATGTTTGCTGGTATGGGTGGTAGTCGTGAATTGACATTGGGTATCTTAGTTGAACCCGTGTTAATTCTTGCGATTGTTGTGGTTGCACTGAGTGTAGGTACAACAGACTTAGGCTATATCAGTCATGCTCTAGCAAATAATGAATGGCATCATCCATTAACCATTATTCTTGCTGGTATTGTGTGTGCGTTTGCGCTGTTTATTGAAATGGGTAAAGTGCCATTTGATAGTGCAGAAGCAGAGCAAGAACTTCAAGAAGGTCCAATGACAGAATATTCAGGTTCTGCATTGGCAATGGTTAAATTAGGATTAGGTCTAAAGCAACTCGTTGTTGCACAGCTATTCCTTGCGATTTTCATTCCATGGGGCAAAGCAAGTAGTCTTAGCTTCGGTGGTTTGTTCTCCGCAACTATTATTTTGTTGATTAAATTATTTGTGGTGTTCCTGATTGCAGGTCTTGTTGAAAACACCATGGCACGTGTGCATTTTACTAAAATTCATCGTGCTATTTTCCCTGCGTTTTTAGTTGCCGTTTTGGCTCTGATTTTTTTAATTTTTGGTTGGTAA
- a CDS encoding formate hydrogenlyase maturation HycH family protein, with protein MSDVLAELTQSRHFQGHIYFYTLGRKFVDESYDVPEEAKQIMYYSLAIGHHLGVVDCLKAVIECEGDEYLTWISALPQDGEAFNKMKGYFVFGEITIYPEHLNMLALAFDRIDSSTQTARSQQLTRDFISALGDIHREPTMYMMIRGMR; from the coding sequence ATGAGTGATGTTTTAGCGGAATTAACACAGTCTCGCCATTTTCAAGGCCATATCTACTTTTATACGTTAGGACGAAAGTTTGTTGATGAAAGTTATGATGTGCCTGAAGAAGCTAAACAGATCATGTATTACAGTTTGGCGATTGGTCACCATTTAGGTGTCGTTGATTGTTTAAAAGCGGTAATTGAGTGTGAAGGTGATGAGTATCTAACGTGGATTAGTGCGTTACCTCAAGATGGTGAAGCGTTTAATAAAATGAAAGGCTATTTTGTGTTTGGTGAAATCACAATTTATCCAGAGCACCTTAATATGCTGGCGTTAGCGTTTGATCGGATTGATAGTTCAACGCAAACTGCTCGTTCACAGCAATTAACCCGTGATTTTATTAGTGCACTTGGTGATATTCACCGTGAACCAACGATGTATATGATGATTAGAGGGATGCGTTAA
- a CDS encoding 4Fe-4S dicluster domain-containing protein, producing MKSFVIADPEKCIGCGTCMAACSTVHKQQGLQSHPRLTVVKLDDATAPVMCRHCEDAPCATVCPVQAITKQQDRVMLNETLCVGCTLCAVACPFGAIAFDGSRPIAMANSYDTYIPSTIRSSNPSTSIPSTFGQDILAWEPGVKSIAVKCDLCGFREQGPACAEVCPTQAIVLIDAENIAKARDIKRECAADSAASAKGGAVTR from the coding sequence ATGAAAAGCTTTGTAATTGCAGATCCTGAGAAGTGTATTGGTTGTGGCACCTGCATGGCAGCCTGTTCGACAGTACATAAACAACAAGGACTGCAAAGCCATCCCCGCCTAACCGTGGTTAAACTAGATGATGCCACAGCGCCTGTGATGTGTCGTCATTGTGAAGATGCACCTTGTGCGACAGTATGTCCAGTGCAAGCGATCACTAAGCAACAAGATCGTGTCATGCTTAATGAAACATTATGTGTCGGTTGTACGTTATGTGCTGTTGCTTGTCCTTTTGGTGCAATCGCTTTTGATGGTAGTCGACCTATTGCGATGGCAAATAGTTACGATACCTATATTCCTTCAACCATTCGTTCAAGTAACCCTTCAACTTCAATTCCAAGCACATTTGGTCAAGATATTCTTGCTTGGGAGCCTGGAGTAAAGAGCATTGCAGTTAAATGTGATTTGTGCGGTTTCCGTGAACAAGGACCAGCCTGTGCTGAAGTATGTCCAACACAAGCGATTGTGCTAATCGATGCAGAAAATATCGCTAAAGCACGTGATATTAAACGTGAGTGTGCAGCCGATAGTGCAGCGTCAGCCAAAGGTGGAGCAGTAACACGATGA